The following proteins are co-located in the Mus caroli chromosome 7, CAROLI_EIJ_v1.1, whole genome shotgun sequence genome:
- the Gpr139 gene encoding probable G-protein coupled receptor 139, protein MEHTHAHLAANSSACGLGFVPVVYYSFLLCLGLPANILTVIILSQLVARRQKSSYNYLLALAAADILVLFFIVFVDFLLEDFILTMQMPLIPDKIIEVLEFSSIHTSIWITVPLTVDRYIAVCHPLKYHTVSYPARTRKVIVSVYITCFLTSIPYYWWPNIWTEDYISTSMHHVLVWIHCFTVYLVPCSIFFILNSIIVYKLRRKSNFRLRGYSTGKTTAILFTITSIFATLWAPRIIMILYHLYGAPIQNPWLVHIMLDVANMLALLNTAINFFLYCFISKRFRTMAAATLKALFKCQKQPVQFYTNHNFSITSSPWISPANSHCIKMLVYQYDKHGKPIKVSP, encoded by the coding sequence caaataTCTTGACAGTCATTATCCTCTCTCAACTGGTAGCCAGAAGACAGAAGTCCTCCTACAACTATCTTCTGGCACTTGCTGCTGCTGACATCTTGGTCCtctttttcattgtctttgtGGATTTCTTGTTAGAAGATTTCATTTTGACCATGCAGATGCCTCTGATCCCTGACAAGATCATAGAAGTTCTAGAGTTCTCCTCCATCCACACTTCTATTTGGATTACGGTCCCCTTAACGGTTGACAGGTATATCGCTGTCTGTCACCCACTCAAATACCACACAGTTTCCTACCCAGCCAGGACCCGGAAAGTCATTGTGAGTGTTTACATAACTTGCTTCCTGACCAGTATCCCCTACTACTGGTGGCCTAACATCTGGACCGAAGACTACATCAGCACCTCCATGCATCATGTCCTTGTCTGGATCCACTGCTTCACCGTGTACCTGGTGCCCTGCTCCATCTTCTTCATCTTGAACTCCATCATTGTGTACAAGCTTAGGAGAAAGAGCAATTTCCGCCTCCGTGGCTATTCCACAGGGAAGACCACTGCCATCTTGTTTACCATTACCTCCATCTTTGCCACCCTCTGGGCCCCCCGCATCATCATGATTCTCTACCACCTCTACGGAGCACCCATCCAGAACCCTTGGCTGGTCCACATCATGTTGGATGTTGCCAACATGCTAGCCCTTCTGAACACAGCCATCAACTTCTTTCTCTACTGCTTCATCAGCAAGCGCTTCCGTACCATGGCAGCTGCCACACTCAAGGCCTTGTTCAAGTGTCAGAAGCAGCCTGTACAGTTCTACACCAACCATAACTTTTCCATAACAAGTAGTCCCTGGATCTCACCAGCAAACTCACACTGCATCAAGATGCTGGTGTACCAGTATGACAAACATGGAAAGCCTATAAAAGTATCCCCATGA